GGTGCAGGAAAGCTATTAAAGATGGAGGGGCAAAAGAACGTTTTGGTGCCCTTTAGTCCTCCTCCTTGTATAAATGTCTGATGGCTGAATGAGTTCCTGCTGGAGCTTAGGCCACTCTCCCTGCAGGACACCACAGAGCTCTGTCCTGTCCCATGACTAAAGCAGATACACCAACATGTAGGTAACACCACCgcattttgtttctgcagctcCAGCGGTGCCTATATTTGATCTTGCTCGGGATCTGACCAGTGTGGGAGTCTGTCCAGAGTGGGCACCGTGGAGACCTCTGCCCAGAGTGCCCCCCAAAAACTGGAGGCAGAGTCTCAGATGCCCCGCTCATTAGCGCTGTTCCCATCAGCCTGCCCTGCTCTATAGCCTGTCCTTCAGAAGTGAAACCAGATGCTGGGCTGGTGCTGAGGTACTGCTGCTGACAGCCCAGCTCTCATCTGTTTAACTGGTTTGAAAGTATGGGAACTGGTGGTACTGGGCTCTCAGCAGCTGCTCTCCGTGGCAGCTGAAAGAGGCCTTATAGTCACTGGATTTCAAGATACAACGCAAGTctcattgttttatttccttttgttggtAGAAGCAGAGAGTATttcagagggagggaggaagagttTGCATTATTGCGTCAGTTCCAGTTTGTAATTGCCCATACTTTATATACAAAAAATGCTATATTTATGCTATATTAACGCCTAATCCTTTCCTGAAACCAGCTGGTCTCTTATGGCTTTTCCTTACTAACTTATTCCTAAACTAAACTATCCCTTGCTTATAATTCCAGCGtaataaagcagcagctccagacCTCTGACAATCTGCAGGGGAAACGCTGTTCTGGCACAGTGGCCAGGTCTGAAAGCAGTATTCCAGGTAAGTGTAGGTCTTTGCATCATGGCATGGTGTTAAAGCATTGAGCGGtcttcttcagctgctgccGCACATTGGGCACACGTTTTCATTATGCCAGCTCCAGTGAGGGCCATTTCTCCACTGGCTTCCAcctgaaaaagggagaaaagcagtGGAGTGCAGACCCTGAAACAGCGATGTCGGGTGCTCCCTGGAGCTCAGTGCAAAGctgtggggagaagggaaaagagcttCAAACAAATGAGACCCTGACCCAACCCACCTGTAACAGCAGAGGATGCACCGTGGCACTGACCTGGCCGTGCTCGCTCCTGAAGCCGGAGGCAGTCTCTGGGCAGGGCAGGACGTGCTGCCTCAGGGATGCTGTATGCAGGTTTAGCAGCATCAGTCAGCAGAGCTGCACGGTGCTGCCTGGACGCAGTGTTAATTGCTGAACTAATCTGAAATACAGCCTTACGCAGAGTTCATCCTTGCTGCCTGCTCTCAAGCAGAGGAACTCAGTGGCTTCAAAGCTGCACTCAAACCAAATGTCACAACCATCTCCTCCCTAGAGATGGAAAAAGCCTGTCACAGTCATTACTGTGACACAAGCACCTACCAGCAGCCTCAAACTGCATGTTCAAATGCCAAGTGACAGGCAGATGTTTCCAATAAGAAATACAGCTCTCTCCACAGCCTCTGGTTGCATCACCCACCAGGACAGCATTGCCTCAGCCTTCTCTGGCCAGAGCTTTGACCTGCTGGAGTCACTCGAGCTCAGCCAGGCTCTGTGTATCGCTCTGACAATGGGGGGCCCAGCCAGACATGAGATGACCATGTGGCACTgctgtttgcctttttcctgtCATAAATTTCTTTGTGAGTAGGAAGCTGGTACGGAGAAGGGGACTTAAGACAACTTACACCCTGCCTATTGTTTTCTCAACAGCATTTGTGTGGTGGATTTctagaataaaaaaacaacacagctggaattttaaaataacactaGGGAAAACTGTGCGTGCTCTGTAATAGCTTGATAATTAAGATAGACTATAAACCATATAACTTGAAATTTCATCAAGAAAGTATATAGAAGGATTATAAACCCAGTAACGTCCCAGGCTCTTTGATGCAGAAACTTTCCTCTTCTTGCAGATTGCTTCTACATCTCCACATCGTCAGGGCACAACAGGGACAGCAGGCATGGAGCAGGTGCAGTGGAGATCAGTATGTAATACGGGCATGGATGTAAGCAACCCAGCGCTGACACTCTGACAGGTTGAGAAATTATTTGCTACTGCAAGATAATAAGGGTTATAACGAGTTAGAAGTCCTTCCCGGTCAGCTAGTGGCCACCTGAGTCCTGTCAATAAAGTTTAGGGGGGGCGTTGGAGAAGAGTGGGCAGGTTGATCAAGTAGAGAGCTTGAAGATGGCAAAAGTTAGTTGAGTCCGGATCACAAGGAACTGATCATTAAACTAACAAAGCTGGCAGCACCATCTTATTTAAGAATATTTCAGgtcatctttaaaacaaatgcaagtGGCCAAATGCGAGAAGAGCAGTTAAAAACCCACAGTAGGAGAGCAGTAAAAACCCATGATAGTCCCACAGGGAGAATGGAGAACAATGCCTCCAAACTGGGATCTCAGGGTTGACCTGTGCATGTCTGTGGCTCTGTGGTTGGGGAGACCAGGGAAAAGAGGATGTTTCTCTGATATCTAGTTAGGTGGAAGGTTGGCAGAAGTACTGGCAGGTCCTTCCATTTCTATCCAGTTGACTATTCTTGCTATTCCTCTATCACACTTACTGAAGTGTGACAGTGGATTCAAATGTTACTGCTGAGAATGAACTGACACATACACACGGATGCCACGTGTAACGTGAGCCTCCTTCCCTTACAAATTCagcctaaaaaaacccaaaacaaccttttattttatttggtaaCTACTGCAACCTGGGCTGCTGttctgcactagaagagggggttgaggggagagagagatggtGCAGGGCTCTTTCTGGATGTCAGTAAGAAAGGCCCAGCAACAAATAGCTTAATGACTGCTCAAATAAGATGAGGAATGCAGACAGCAAGTACATTGTACATCCCTTCAGATGCTGGGCACCCCACATTCATGTAGCATCGGACGGAGcccagatggatttttttcacacaGTGTGCAGCGCAGAGCAGATGCAATCCTGTCTGTGGAGAGCAGCTCTCCCTTTTTGTCACTTGAGCTATTTCATAATTTCCTTACAAGAAAATAACCCTCTTTCTAAAGGATGTTCTCATGAGAACTTGTTGCTGCTGTGTTAGATAAAGGCAAGGCCAGGCAGGTGGTGCAATCATGGTACcgagtgggagctgcctgcgAGCTCTGTCATTATGATGAGCTGGCAGAGGTGTCCTGCAGCCAAGGGGTCCGCGCAGCCCAATGGCGACCTGAAAGCCATGCTGGGTGTGCAGCCCAGCCCGAAGCTGCTGTGTGGATCACCGATGACTAAACATTCAAGGGTCCATCAGTCAGGATCAATACAGCAGCCCAGGAAAAGCCTCCTCCCATGCGATTTCTCAGCCTTGAAGAACAGTTTGGCACAGGAACCTGAGACACTGACACTGCTGGCTCCACAGTCTGTTTGCTTTCAAAACCGACACTacacagggctggagctgcccaaGGGCATGGGTTGGCATATTAAAGATCAGGCATTGCTTTGGTACCATCAGTCAAATGTTTGAAGGCTGTCACTTTGCAAACACTTTCATACTTTCTTGACTACCATGAACAATGCAGCTGAAACCTGCAGCTGTGAGGCACAGCTGGTTTTCATAGCTGGGTAAGAGCCTTAGGACTTAACAGGCAAGTCATACTCAGAAGGGCTCTGGGTAGCTGTTTTGTTATCGTAACATCGtgaaaaagatggaaagaacTCAAATAAATTATGTTCAGAGTGGTTTGCATTAGATTCCCTTTGAACTAGGAACCAGATGGCAACAATTGTAAAACGGAGTGGTCATCAGTGTATCTCTTTAAAGGCGAACTTTCCCAGCATGCTCTGCTCCCTTTATACAGGGGCACTCCAGGGCACTGCAGGCTTTAGTAGTAACCTGGCTTCTGGCTGCCCTACCACATAGTGAGTACTTGCCTCCTTCTTCCAGACTTGCTTTCTCTAGCTTCCATGGGatatgctgtgctgctgctgccagccaggcTTTTGTTCAAGGAGATGTGGCTTAGTTTGGTTTTTCAAGTGCAAGAAACTTACACTGGATGTTGGGATGTAGCAAATCTGGAGTTACTGCTCTTCCTCTTCTATCTGTGAACTGAATGCACTGAAGGGTGTGGGGTAGCGGTTGGATGGCCTTGGTTTCATTAAGTGATCTCATTGCATAAAAGTACTACATACCTGAATACAGCTTTAgcctttgaaattaaattaatttttatttgttagcTTTGGATTACTTAATTTTGGGTGCATTCTTCTAAGACAAGTGATGGGCAAGCACTTGTAAGTTGCTCAAGGAATGTTTCATTGTCAGCTTGATCCACAAGTAAAACTATTTTATACAAAAGTACTGGGGCAAAAGCATTAGGATATGGTAAATGAGAGAAGAAGAAGGACATGAGCATTAGTATCTAATAGTCTCTTGTGTGTGAAGATATACTGCGTTTGTACAGAGTGTATTTGTATCTCCTAATGGGATAAAGATTAGGTTGAGTCACTTTTAAGCATCAAGAGTTTCTGAAATATACCATTCTACTTCGACGTTTACATACATAACGGGATGGCTCACCTTAAAACTTAAACTTTGGATAGTGTTCCATGTGCTATTCTGCAAGCTGTCCAGACAGTGTCTGATTTACTTGTAACTGGTATGCTGTCCTACAGAACATAGTAAGTCAAAATCTAAAagataagcaaaataaatccaagATGAATGTTTTATCCAAGTCAAAACAGACTACATGCAAACATTGGACACCTAATTGAAGTCAAGCTTAAATGTTCACTTGATTTAAACGTAGGGGCTGAAAATTGAATTGAGTGGAGGAAATTCTGTAAAATGTACATAAAGGTCAGTGATTTGGGGAATTAAATGTTTACTTTCTTCAGTTACTTTTGAAATTTGAATATGAATTCCAACAGCTCATCTTTAATGCAAGTTTTCCTATCTACTACCTCACATAGTAAATAGTGACTTCATGATCtagaacacattaaaaaaaccctcagcatGTAAACTACATAGTATTTTCTAATTTCAGAGTTTAGTATATGATTAGACCATCTGAAGTAGCAGAtcacaactgaaaaatattctctaaCTAGACTTGTAGAAATAAACTGCAGTTAAAAGTCAGCGATGCAAACTCTTGAGAGTAAATCAAAGTCTGTGCAAAATGTGTTGCTATAGGTGGGCAggtggaagaggggagaaaggtggaggaaaaagagggggaaaaaaattaaacccatattaaaataaattttaaaaaatccaaaacccaGAAAGTCTCCAGGAATGAAATCACACAGTAACCTGCCAGCTGCAcacagacagcaaaacaaatgagaaacCACATGCTCTACTTGGAGgtatatcttccttttttttgaaaggagtCACTTTCAGAAGAGCAAGTTGGTGATTTGTACTTGCACCTTGGACTCTTTTCAACCCTTGtcagaaaacaataaattattGAACCATAGTATAAAGTACCATCTGAATTGTGTGTTCTGTAGTAGCTTCTGAACTGTTTAATGTGGAAAGGTTAACTACTGAATGCAAAATAACTTAGAATTATTCCttgaccttaaaaaaaaaaaaaattaaaaatttgcaaCCCACTTTCTCTCCCTTGGAAAACTGCAATGTTACTACTCCCTGCTTGCATTAGAGCTACTAGTACTTGGAAAGAATGGACCAATGTTACATTCACACAATTGTCTTGTGCTCATCCACACACAACTATAAGTATTTTTGTTCCTGGAGGCACAATAAACTGCCCAAAGAATAAAGCAGGACTTcagaaaactcatttaaaaaaattggctAAATAACCTCACCATGAGGTACATAACTTATAACTTTGTCCCGAGGAACAAGAAAACATTCTGAGTATCTGGATGTTAAGTGCAGtaacacttaaaaatatctgaacactgaggggtttgttttttttttttcctagctcaCTGCATGTAAAAGGAGACAAGATATTTTATAAATTGGTACAAGTATCCTTGTAAAACAGCTGGATTTACTTACTGGGCTTTGATTCTCTGGGAGCATTGttgcaaaatataaacaaacaagTTCTGACTGTTGCCTGCACAGAGGTTCCCCTTCCCTAATGCATACCCCATACTATAAGTTTAATGtatttgttctcatttctgGCTAGCACATAAAGAAAGGGAATACATAGATGGTACTAGGTTGGGGAGGGAAGCAGATGGGAGAAAGAGTGAACTGTCTGAAGAGGATAGATATGGCATGTTGACAAAAGCTTTTAGATTCCTAGTCTGTTTTCAGAAGTAGTTATAGGTATTagttaaaattgctttttattgaAGTACATTGTGTTTGATACAGATCCAGGGAAAAAGGTAACTGCAAGCTGAGGTAGGGTGGGGAGTACTGAGGCAGGAGGTGAAGCAGCTACTAGCTGTGCTGGCATACCAGCAGAGAGCTTTTCACCTGTGACTGACTTCCTCAGCTGGCACAGAGCTTTCTTTTCACCCTTAGggcttttcttcagtttgatTCAATTCTTTCCCCACCCCTAACTGTTGAGGTGTCACTGTTACATCCCTTGATTCAATCCACAATTCAAGATTTTTTTGGACAGCTGAACTTTTTACCCGATGACTCTTACTAGATTGGCATCTAAAGCTGACCCTGTGTTTTCCAAAAAAGGACAGGTCATTGTCACCAAAACACTAGTATTTCTCTTCCCAACATCAGTTAAACTATTGTTTTGCCATCACTACAAGGCTGTGATTTGCAATTACTCCATGGCTGCTTACCTTCCAATCAGTATTTCTGTAACTGTTAGCATAATTAAATGAGCTGTTGCTTTTAATTAGTCTTGCGGCACTATTACAtgcttcacttttatttttctctgtacagTGGGAACAAAGCaatgctttgaaacaaaaacattcagGAAGTTTACACtggtttacatttatttaaaaaaaatatttaaacacttGTGTATTTCACCTGTGGATTATTAACTACAAATCAAATAGGGCTCATCACTTTGAAGAGGTTCACAAGTACAAAACAGATTCCTTCTGGCATCTTCACATCCTCCTCTTCTGTGTGCTTATGTACAACActgtgaaaaggagaaagtgGCACACATGAGGGCCCTGGTAAATAACGTGCAGAAGcctgtttgtttaaaacatcTTATTTCTATGGCTTGTAAAACAACAGTTTAATGAATCCCATTGGGCATGGACAAAGTCAAGAAACTTTTAAGTCCAGGTTTCAAGAAACGCTAtcaaattttgtattattttggtTCAGTATTTATTATATTCATAGCCAAACTACACTCCAGCAGATGCAGGAGGGAGAATAAAGCCAGCTACTCTGCAGCATTACTGAGGGGACCATGAAAGCTTCTAAGCAGCGGAATTACAGGTGTCAGACACTAATGCTATGATCTTTCAACAAAAGCTGGAAATCCCAAGCACTTAAGGCAAAGCTAACAATTACCTATGAAGCAGCAGATATCTTCCACTTGCTTTGGCTGGTGATATCCCCAGAACGGATCCATTCATGACGTGAAACTGCATCATGCTCCTAAACCTGGGATATCTTAAGTTCTCTGCTCAGCCTGTTCTTCAGCCTCCTGCTTCTCAGTCATTTGGTTTGACTTTTATAATAGATTCTTATTTCCATAATTGATTCTCCAGCTGCAATGTCACTGCACTGCTTGGCATTATAATCCAAATTCCTTGCAAAAAGCATTTGGCCTCATTCAAGGATTTTCTTCTCCCAAACACTCTTTCACACTGGTGCCACATTCTCTTTGACTCTTTTTTGTTACATGGGATTCagctcttgtttctttttattccttccctccttcctgtCATCCTATTTCTTCTCAAGTAACTTGGTCAAACTCTGCTTCATTTACCTTCTCTGCAAGTCTCCTCACATCTGACTTGTGAACCTTTTCTATATTTAGATATTCTTCTCCCTGGCATGTCCTGCTATTACAGCCTAAATGATACCACAGAGTCATTTCAGGAGCCTGGGATTGTCCTTGAAGTGCACTAAAATCTACCTACTGCACTGGGTTATTCAAAGGCTCAATAGTAAAGTACAAGGGATTTTCTTGACTGGTGGTAAAATCTTTACTCATAAAGATTAAAATAACCTCCAGTACTAATGAACAGCATTCATGTCTGGACAATTGCATCACAAGAAAATATTAGTGTCATCAATATCTGTACTGTATCATAAATTTTCACAGTAGTTTGCCTAGCAAAACACAGACGCTTCTATGGAGCAGAGGCTGTCTAAGCAGGCAGTAAGTACAAAAGAGTAAACCTGTCAAATGACAGGAAATAAATTCTAAGGCTAGAAAAGAGCATGCTTCTCTAAATGAACTTCAAGTTCAGAGGCAAAAAGGGCCACAGGAATGCAGAAAAGCAtagacactgaaaaattaaactgtaaaaAGTAAATACGTTATGGTTTCCAAGAAAGCCTAAACCTAATAGTCTTAGAGGCAGCTTGCTTATACCTCAGCTACTCCTCATATTCAGAAGTAAATATCAAAACACAATCTTCTAATGAGCAATAACACAAGGAAGTTACCATTATTTCCTCGGATAAACGCATCCCCGTACTTGTTCTTTAATTGTCCATTTACATATTCTTCAGTCTGTTCCAGAGCTATATTCATATACCCATCCAGGCAAGCCAGGACACCTGAAGACAGTGACAGTTTAAAAGTGAATCAGcttaaacttattttaaaataaacaaaaatgcattgTGTTTGAATAGTACTGAAAAACCTCTATCTTCATAACAAACTAAAAGCCCAAGCTTGGCCACATAGGTCAGCAGATCAGAGTATTCTTCAAAGAATTAAGCTGAGAGTGAGGAACCCCAGGCATTCTAGTAGCAACTTTCAGTTGACTTaagagtggggggaaaaaaagaagtcatggAGGCATGACTTTCAAAAGATGGAcaatttctgctttcaaagtttAAGTTGTCCCTTCTCACTTGTGTTTTAAGCCACACACCTGAAAAGAACTTGTGATATTAAGTGTAACTGGATAACCTAAGGACAAGGCTACATTAAGTTTTCATCAAGATTTGTGACGGATATAGCTGAAAAATAGCCCTTTTAATACAGAACACCATACACattttttcaggtttattttcatGCTTACAGATCTAGAGGAACATTGGCTGCAAGTCTCTGGTTTTGTGTAAACAAGATTCTACATAGAATTaatcaatttttcattttaatcctGTTTAATTAATGTACCTCAAGAAAACTACCTCTGCCATTTGTAGTATTAGTTGTCCTTTTGACTGGGAAAATATGCATTTGAGTAGCACTGCTTTTAGAGAAGTACTTACGTTCTCACTTCTTACAGCCCCTGTTGAAGGCTGCACCTTGTTCACACAGTACTTCCTATGTGCTGGCAGCACGATGgcattttttcattcaaaatcacTCCTCAGTGCCTACACCCACCCTTAAGATCAGAACTATGCCCATCTACACTTCTAACTCGATGAACAAACAGACTATTCATGTGAGGAACTGAATGTGGGGATTAACAGATGTAAAGATTTGCTCAGAGAATGCAATCTGATTTGTTAATTGTGCACATAAAACAACTTGTAAACAGCTGTATTTATTAACTCCATCTCGCATGT
The sequence above is drawn from the Nyctibius grandis isolate bNycGra1 chromosome 6, bNycGra1.pri, whole genome shotgun sequence genome and encodes:
- the LSM6 gene encoding U6 snRNA-associated Sm-like protein LSm6 produces the protein MSLRKQTPSDFLKQIIGRPVVVKLNSGVDYRGVLACLDGYMNIALEQTEEYVNGQLKNKYGDAFIRGNNVLYISTQKRRM